A genomic segment from Paenibacillus sp. FSL K6-1096 encodes:
- a CDS encoding class I SAM-dependent methyltransferase, translating into MNNIKLSDRLQLLLEQVPEGSVLADIGSDHALLPVAAVQSGRAAAAIAGEVNAGPYEAANRGVAEAGLSRQIAVRRGDGLEVLEPGEADCITIAGMGGSLIAAILERGQKLGKLAGVKTLALQPNVGEDILRRWLLSRGWVLTAEHILEEDGKIYEILTAVPEGQAALTNEQLYSGRALAGGKVQCDQELLLQMGPWLLQSPNPVFAAKWQGEISKLETILSSLARSELAAAEEKRSKVMLQIKQIREVLECLPKDRL; encoded by the coding sequence ATGAACAATATCAAATTATCAGACCGTCTTCAGCTGCTGCTGGAGCAGGTGCCGGAAGGCAGCGTGCTTGCCGATATCGGCTCAGATCATGCGCTGTTGCCGGTGGCTGCCGTGCAGAGCGGAAGAGCTGCGGCTGCTATTGCCGGAGAGGTGAATGCCGGTCCTTACGAAGCGGCAAACAGAGGGGTCGCGGAAGCCGGGCTCAGCAGACAGATTGCCGTCCGGCGCGGAGACGGGCTTGAAGTGCTGGAGCCTGGGGAAGCGGACTGCATCACCATTGCCGGTATGGGCGGATCGCTGATTGCGGCGATTCTGGAACGCGGGCAGAAGCTCGGCAAGCTGGCCGGGGTGAAGACGCTGGCGCTGCAGCCGAACGTCGGCGAGGATATTCTGCGCCGATGGCTGCTGAGCAGGGGCTGGGTGCTGACTGCGGAGCATATTCTGGAGGAAGACGGCAAAATCTATGAGATTCTGACGGCTGTACCGGAGGGCCAGGCTGCGCTGACGAATGAACAGCTGTACAGCGGGCGTGCTCTTGCCGGGGGCAAGGTCCAGTGTGATCAGGAGCTGCTGCTGCAGATGGGACCGTGGCTGCTGCAATCGCCGAACCCGGTGTTTGCGGCGAAATGGCAGGGGGAAATCTCCAAGCTGGAGACGATACTGTCATCACTTGCCCGTTCAGAGCTTGCGGCGGCCGAAGAGAAACGCAGCAAGGTAATGCTGCAGATTAAGCAGATCAGGGAGGTGCTGGAATGTTTGCCAAAGGACAGACTGTAA
- the rpoD gene encoding RNA polymerase sigma factor RpoD gives MANDQHTELEAEFTLDQVKDQLIDHGKKRSSLNYKDIMEKLSPFDQDPEQMEEFYEQLSDLGIEVVNENDEEVNSLRPSDDNEDKDGDDFSFDDDLSLPPGIKINDPVRMYLKEIGRVPLLSADDEVELAMRIKNGDEEAKRRLAEANLRLVVSIAKRYVGRGMLFLDLIQEGNMGLIKAVEKFDHNKGFKFSTYATWWIRQAITRAIADQARTIRIPVHMVETINKLIRVSRQLLQELGREPSPEEIAAEMELTVEKVREIMKIAQEPVSLETPIGEEDDSHLGDFIEDQEALAPADAAAYELLKEQLEDVLDTLTEREENVLRLRFGLDDGRTRTLEEVGKVFGVTRERIRQIEAKALRKLRHPSRSKRLKDFLE, from the coding sequence ATGGCGAACGATCAGCACACTGAGCTGGAAGCGGAATTTACTCTGGATCAGGTTAAGGATCAGCTTATTGATCACGGCAAGAAAAGATCATCACTGAATTACAAAGATATCATGGAGAAGCTATCGCCGTTCGATCAGGATCCCGAGCAGATGGAGGAGTTCTATGAGCAGCTCAGCGATCTGGGGATTGAGGTTGTCAATGAGAATGATGAAGAGGTGAACAGCCTCCGGCCCAGCGATGATAATGAGGATAAGGACGGCGATGATTTCAGCTTCGACGACGACCTCTCGCTGCCTCCGGGAATCAAGATTAACGACCCCGTGCGGATGTATCTGAAGGAAATCGGCCGCGTGCCGCTGCTGTCGGCTGACGATGAAGTCGAGCTGGCGATGCGGATCAAGAATGGCGATGAGGAAGCGAAGCGCAGACTGGCGGAAGCGAACCTGCGGCTCGTGGTCAGTATCGCCAAGCGCTATGTCGGCCGCGGCATGCTGTTCCTGGATCTGATTCAGGAAGGGAATATGGGTCTGATCAAAGCGGTTGAGAAGTTTGACCACAATAAAGGCTTCAAATTCAGTACCTATGCCACCTGGTGGATCCGGCAGGCGATCACCCGTGCGATTGCCGACCAGGCGCGTACGATCCGTATCCCTGTGCATATGGTAGAGACCATTAACAAGCTGATCCGGGTATCCCGGCAGCTGCTGCAGGAGCTTGGCCGTGAGCCGTCGCCGGAAGAGATTGCGGCGGAGATGGAGCTTACGGTAGAGAAGGTCAGAGAGATTATGAAGATTGCCCAGGAGCCGGTCTCCCTGGAGACGCCGATCGGGGAAGAAGACGATTCGCATCTGGGTGATTTCATTGAAGACCAGGAGGCATTGGCGCCTGCCGATGCTGCGGCCTATGAACTGCTGAAGGAACAGCTGGAGGATGTGCTGGACACGCTCACAGAGCGTGAGGAGAACGTGCTTCGTCTGCGCTTCGGCCTGGATGACGGCCGGACGAGAACGCTGGAGGAAGTGGGCAAGGTGTTCGGCGTGACCCGTGAGCGTATCCGCCAGATTGAAGCCAAAGCGCTGCGCAAGCTTCGTCACCCGAGCCGCAGCAAGCGGCTGAAGGACTTCCTCGAATAG
- the dnaG gene encoding DNA primase, which translates to MASGHGRVPEEVIESVLARHDIVDTVSKVVHLSKQGKYLWGLCPFHSEKSPSFTVTPERGVFHCFGCGMGGNAIKFRMEIEGLSFPEAVRIMAEESDIPVPEGRGGALAPPDPERDRLIQAYELTAKFYHFLLKNTEYGTAAMDYLRGRGFSDRMIDQFQIGYAPDRWDTLLQFLEKRSFDLAEMEKGGLLSARGEGKGYLDRFRGRVIFPIANRMGKTIAFAGRILGDGQPKYLNSPESRLFNKSRILYNLHQSKASIRKSRQIVLFEGYGDVISAWEAGVHNGVATMGTSLTESHVALLKSLGDEIVLAYDGDKAGQAAASKAIPMLEESGLRVKVALLPSGMDPDEFISRHGGDRFREQVIDSAVSSIKFKLIYLKKNHILLEEDGKIAYVKEALEVIAGLHSSTEREVYLREISSELELSYDSLKQDCNLLRASMQKNNPEGDNNDKRWNNGRHKKGQVQTPTLLPAYHVAERRLLSLMIQDPEAAAYVGERLGEEFNIDDHAAIAAYLYAYYAQGKPPGISRFLSSLQDDRLEKTATAISMMDTPPDWSPQVLDDYIREVRKYPMQRKIELKREEMIQAEKSGDFLRAAQIASEILALERQ; encoded by the coding sequence GTGGCTAGCGGACACGGCCGGGTACCCGAAGAGGTCATTGAGAGCGTACTGGCGCGGCATGATATTGTCGATACCGTCAGTAAGGTTGTCCATTTGTCCAAGCAGGGCAAATATCTGTGGGGTCTCTGCCCGTTCCATTCGGAGAAATCCCCCTCCTTCACCGTCACCCCGGAACGGGGCGTCTTTCATTGCTTTGGCTGCGGTATGGGCGGAAATGCCATCAAATTCAGGATGGAAATCGAAGGATTATCCTTCCCCGAAGCAGTCAGAATTATGGCGGAAGAGAGTGACATTCCGGTTCCCGAGGGCAGAGGCGGGGCGCTTGCTCCACCTGACCCGGAGCGGGACCGGCTGATTCAGGCGTATGAATTAACGGCGAAGTTCTATCATTTCTTGCTGAAGAACACGGAATACGGCACTGCTGCCATGGATTATCTAAGAGGCCGGGGGTTCAGCGACAGAATGATTGACCAGTTCCAGATCGGTTATGCACCTGACCGCTGGGACACGCTGCTGCAGTTTCTGGAGAAGCGCAGCTTCGATCTCGCCGAGATGGAGAAGGGCGGGCTGCTGTCTGCCAGGGGAGAAGGCAAGGGCTATCTGGACCGCTTCCGCGGCCGGGTGATCTTCCCGATTGCCAACCGGATGGGCAAGACGATTGCCTTCGCCGGACGTATTCTCGGGGACGGGCAGCCGAAGTATCTGAATTCCCCGGAGAGCCGGCTGTTCAACAAGAGCCGGATTCTGTACAATCTGCACCAATCCAAAGCATCCATCCGCAAATCGCGGCAAATCGTACTTTTCGAAGGATACGGAGATGTCATTTCGGCTTGGGAGGCAGGTGTGCATAACGGGGTAGCAACGATGGGGACATCGCTCACCGAGAGTCATGTGGCACTGCTGAAGAGCCTCGGGGATGAGATTGTTCTTGCTTATGATGGGGACAAGGCCGGACAAGCCGCAGCGAGCAAGGCGATTCCTATGCTTGAAGAGAGCGGGCTGCGTGTTAAGGTCGCGCTGCTTCCCAGCGGAATGGACCCGGATGAATTCATCTCCCGGCATGGCGGGGACCGGTTCCGGGAACAGGTGATTGACTCCGCAGTGTCATCCATCAAATTTAAGCTTATATATCTCAAAAAAAACCATATACTCCTAGAGGAAGACGGCAAAATTGCCTATGTCAAGGAGGCGCTGGAGGTAATTGCCGGGCTCCATTCTTCGACGGAGCGGGAGGTCTACCTGCGTGAAATCTCCTCCGAACTGGAGCTGTCCTATGACAGCCTGAAGCAGGATTGTAATTTACTTCGGGCCTCCATGCAAAAAAACAACCCCGAAGGGGATAATAACGATAAAAGGTGGAATAATGGTAGGCATAAAAAAGGGCAAGTGCAGACACCTACACTGCTGCCTGCTTACCATGTTGCGGAACGGCGTCTGTTATCACTGATGATTCAGGACCCGGAAGCGGCAGCCTATGTGGGTGAACGGCTCGGGGAAGAGTTCAATATTGATGATCATGCGGCAATCGCCGCTTATCTATATGCTTATTATGCGCAAGGCAAACCACCCGGCATCAGCCGGTTTCTGTCATCGCTTCAGGATGACCGTCTGGAGAAGACCGCAACAGCCATCTCCATGATGGATACCCCTCCGGACTGGAGTCCCCAGGTTCTGGACGATTATATTCGTGAAGTGCGGAAGTATCCTATGCAGCGCAAAATTGAGCTTAAGCGTGAAGAGATGATTCAGGCGGAGAAATCCGGTGACTTTTTGCGTGCAGCACAAATAGCAAGTGAAATTTTAGCCCTAGAGAGACAATGA
- a CDS encoding YaiI/YqxD family protein — MLVGTSWLGKIVVDGDACPVKAEITAAARSFGVPVLMVSSYDHVLKAEEGVTVVQVDRGADSADLYIANHITAGDIVVTQDYGLAALALGKRCRVLSNRGQEYEDATMDFMLEGRHARAVERRRGHYSKGPKAITAQEKQLFQHKLTKLLTILQENVQL; from the coding sequence TTGCTGGTGGGAACATCCTGGCTTGGTAAAATTGTCGTTGACGGCGATGCCTGCCCGGTCAAGGCGGAGATTACCGCTGCGGCCCGCAGCTTCGGCGTGCCGGTGCTGATGGTCTCATCCTACGATCATGTGCTGAAGGCCGAGGAAGGTGTCACGGTGGTGCAGGTGGACCGCGGGGCAGACAGCGCCGATCTGTATATTGCCAACCATATTACTGCCGGGGATATCGTGGTGACGCAGGATTACGGGCTTGCGGCGCTGGCACTGGGCAAACGCTGCCGGGTGCTGTCGAACCGGGGGCAGGAATATGAGGATGCGACCATGGATTTCATGCTGGAGGGCAGGCATGCGCGGGCGGTTGAGCGCAGGCGCGGTCACTATTCCAAAGGGCCCAAAGCGATAACCGCACAGGAAAAACAACTTTTTCAACATAAACTGACAAAACTTTTAACAATTTTGCAGGAGAATGTCCAGCTATAG
- the glyS gene encoding glycine--tRNA ligase subunit beta yields the protein MSKDILFEIGLEEIPARFIRAAMEQLQDKTVKWLDASRISHSGVSAYATPRRLAVLVKDAAERQEDVSEEVKGPSRKIALDAEGNWSKAALGFARSQGVEPEQFTFKELAGVEYIYVTKNSTGTETASLLSEGLAGIVHAMTFPKNMRWGAYDFKFVRPIRWMVALFGQEIIDLEIAGVKAGNVSRGHRFLGEEAVITEPAQYVEALRSQHVLADVKEREELILSGIHKLAEEKSWKIAIKEDLLEEVLFLVETPTVLFGTFDPAFLNIPQDVLITSMREHQRYFPVFGADGKLLPFFVTVRNGNAVSLDVIAKGNEKVLRARLSDAKFFYEEDQKLQINDALAKLENIVYHEELGSVGDKVRRIRAIADRLAVKLELPAKAAAEVSRTADICKFDLVTQMVGEFPELQGTMGEDYARKAGEEEQVAKAIFEHYQPRFAGDAVPSTEAGLVVSIADKIDTIVGCFSIGIIPTGSQDPYALRRQAAGIVQIVLEHQLKLSLQEIFAAALEVHESSRPEKPFAPELRISLYEFFGLRVKRLLSDNNVRYDVVDAATAAGFDDIVDVVARSLALMNAVTDLADFKLTVDSLTRVSNLAAKAPEGAVIEPSLLKEEAEQKLYETWQSIHEPYHAALASRHAAEALQILSGLEAAVTGFFDSVMVMAEDEAIRNSRLALLAGIHADSRLFADFGKLVW from the coding sequence TTGTCTAAAGATATTCTGTTCGAGATCGGTCTGGAAGAAATCCCTGCACGCTTCATCCGTGCGGCTATGGAGCAGCTGCAGGACAAAACGGTGAAATGGCTGGATGCTTCACGCATCAGTCATAGCGGCGTCAGCGCTTATGCCACACCGCGCCGCCTGGCCGTGCTGGTGAAGGATGCCGCTGAACGCCAGGAGGATGTTAGTGAGGAAGTCAAAGGCCCGTCCCGCAAAATCGCTCTGGATGCTGAAGGCAACTGGAGCAAGGCGGCACTGGGCTTCGCCCGCAGCCAGGGCGTGGAGCCGGAGCAATTCACCTTCAAGGAACTGGCCGGGGTAGAGTATATCTATGTAACCAAGAACAGCACCGGAACCGAGACGGCTTCCCTGCTCTCTGAAGGTCTTGCCGGCATTGTCCATGCCATGACGTTCCCGAAGAATATGCGCTGGGGCGCATATGATTTCAAATTCGTCCGTCCGATCCGCTGGATGGTGGCCCTGTTCGGCCAGGAGATCATTGATCTGGAAATAGCCGGAGTCAAGGCGGGCAATGTGAGCCGCGGCCACCGCTTCCTGGGAGAAGAAGCTGTTATTACGGAGCCTGCGCAGTACGTTGAAGCGCTGCGCAGCCAGCATGTACTGGCAGATGTGAAGGAGCGCGAAGAGCTGATTCTCAGCGGAATTCATAAGCTGGCCGAAGAGAAAAGCTGGAAGATTGCGATTAAGGAGGATCTGCTGGAAGAGGTCCTGTTCCTGGTTGAGACGCCTACGGTCCTGTTCGGCACCTTCGATCCGGCATTCCTGAATATTCCCCAGGATGTGCTGATTACCTCCATGCGCGAGCATCAGCGGTACTTCCCGGTATTCGGTGCTGACGGCAAGCTGCTGCCATTCTTCGTTACGGTACGTAACGGGAATGCAGTATCGCTGGACGTTATCGCCAAGGGGAACGAGAAGGTATTGCGCGCCCGCTTGTCGGATGCCAAATTCTTCTATGAAGAAGACCAGAAGCTGCAGATTAATGATGCACTGGCCAAACTGGAGAATATCGTCTACCATGAAGAGCTGGGCAGCGTCGGCGACAAAGTGCGCCGTATCCGCGCCATCGCAGACCGTCTGGCTGTGAAGCTGGAGCTGCCGGCCAAGGCTGCTGCAGAAGTCAGCCGCACGGCAGATATCTGCAAGTTCGACCTGGTTACCCAGATGGTCGGCGAATTCCCTGAGCTGCAGGGCACGATGGGTGAGGATTATGCCCGTAAGGCCGGGGAAGAGGAGCAGGTAGCCAAAGCGATCTTCGAGCATTACCAGCCGCGCTTCGCCGGAGACGCCGTTCCATCTACCGAGGCAGGTCTGGTTGTCAGCATTGCCGATAAAATCGATACAATCGTGGGCTGCTTCTCCATCGGGATCATCCCAACCGGCTCCCAGGACCCTTATGCGCTGCGCCGTCAGGCGGCGGGCATTGTGCAGATTGTGCTGGAGCATCAGCTGAAGCTCAGCCTGCAGGAGATTTTTGCCGCAGCACTGGAGGTTCATGAAAGCTCACGTCCGGAGAAACCTTTTGCCCCTGAGCTGCGTATAAGTCTGTACGAGTTCTTCGGCCTGCGCGTGAAACGCCTGTTATCCGACAACAATGTCCGTTATGACGTGGTGGATGCGGCCACGGCGGCAGGATTCGATGATATCGTTGATGTCGTTGCCAGAAGCCTGGCCTTGATGAATGCCGTGACTGACCTGGCTGATTTCAAGCTAACCGTAGATTCGCTGACCCGGGTCAGCAACCTGGCTGCCAAGGCTCCGGAGGGTGCCGTTATTGAACCTTCCCTGCTGAAGGAAGAAGCGGAACAGAAGCTGTACGAGACCTGGCAGAGTATACATGAGCCTTACCACGCTGCCCTTGCTTCCAGACATGCTGCCGAAGCACTGCAGATTCTGTCAGGACTTGAAGCTGCCGTCACCGGATTCTTCGATTCGGTCATGGTCATGGCGGAGGACGAGGCGATCCGTAACAGCCGTCTGGCGCTGCTGGCCGGTATCCATGCGGATTCCAGACTGTTCGCCGATTTCGGCAAGCTGGTGTGGTAA
- the glyQ gene encoding glycine--tRNA ligase subunit alpha: MNFQQMILTLQQFWAAQNCILVQPYDTEKGAGTMNPMTFLRSLGPEPWKVAYVEPSRRPSDGRYGENPNRLYQHHQFQVIIKPSPDNIQELYLDSLKALGVDPLLHDVRFVEDNWENPSLGCAGLGWEVWLDGMEITQFTYFQQVGGIETSPVAVEITYGMERLASYIQEKENVFDLEWVDGMTYGDVFHQPEVEHSTYTFEVSDVKMLFSLFNTYEEEARRAMEKHLVFPAYDYVLKCSHTFNLLDARGAISVTERTGFITRVRNLARSVAATYLEEREKLGFPLLKKEGADLV, translated from the coding sequence ATGAACTTTCAGCAGATGATTCTGACGCTGCAGCAATTCTGGGCCGCCCAGAACTGCATTCTCGTCCAGCCGTATGATACGGAGAAAGGGGCGGGAACAATGAATCCGATGACATTTTTGCGTTCCCTGGGCCCTGAGCCGTGGAAGGTTGCTTATGTTGAGCCTTCCCGCCGCCCGTCGGACGGCCGTTACGGGGAGAACCCGAACCGCTTGTACCAGCACCACCAGTTCCAGGTCATTATCAAGCCTTCCCCGGACAACATTCAGGAGCTCTACCTGGACAGTCTGAAGGCACTAGGTGTAGACCCTCTGCTGCATGATGTGCGGTTTGTCGAAGATAACTGGGAGAATCCGTCCCTGGGCTGCGCCGGTCTCGGCTGGGAGGTCTGGCTGGACGGAATGGAAATTACGCAATTTACCTACTTCCAGCAAGTTGGCGGAATCGAAACCAGTCCGGTGGCTGTGGAGATTACGTACGGAATGGAGCGTCTGGCGTCCTACATTCAGGAGAAGGAGAATGTATTCGACCTGGAGTGGGTAGACGGAATGACTTACGGGGATGTGTTCCATCAGCCGGAGGTTGAGCACTCTACGTATACTTTTGAAGTCTCCGATGTCAAAATGCTGTTCAGCCTGTTCAACACCTATGAAGAGGAAGCCCGCAGAGCGATGGAGAAGCATCTCGTCTTCCCGGCCTACGATTATGTGCTGAAATGCTCGCATACCTTCAACCTGCTGGATGCGCGCGGAGCGATCAGCGTAACCGAACGCACAGGCTTCATTACAAGAGTCCGCAATCTGGCCCGCAGCGTAGCGGCGACATATCTGGAGGAACGCGAGAAGCTGGGCTTCCCGCTGCTGAAGAAAGAAGGTGCTGACCTTGTCTAA
- the recO gene encoding DNA repair protein RecO yields the protein MLYRVEGIVIRSMDYGEGNAIITLCTENAGKVGVLVRGAKKVKSRHAALIQLFTTGEFVFFRNNGGLGTLNAGEITKSHHGLREDLVKAAYASYACELLDRVLHDEETGSFWFRQLNACLNALEEDKEPGIILNVFEMKVLQAAGYGPQLDSCIACGQDKPDEELRISPRLGGVLCRSCRHNDPPAMEISPRALKLLRVFARLDLTRLGNVDVKPETRAELKKIMRAFMDFQLGLKLKSQSFLDQLDKYNI from the coding sequence ATGTTATACAGGGTGGAAGGGATCGTCATCCGCAGCATGGATTACGGTGAAGGGAACGCCATTATTACGCTTTGCACCGAGAACGCGGGCAAAGTAGGAGTTCTGGTCCGGGGCGCCAAGAAGGTCAAGAGCCGCCATGCTGCTCTGATCCAGCTGTTCACAACCGGAGAATTCGTGTTCTTCCGCAACAACGGGGGACTGGGAACACTGAATGCCGGAGAGATTACGAAATCCCATCATGGGCTGCGGGAGGATCTGGTCAAGGCGGCGTATGCCTCCTATGCCTGCGAGCTGCTCGACCGGGTGCTGCATGATGAAGAGACGGGCAGCTTCTGGTTCCGCCAGCTCAACGCCTGCCTGAATGCACTGGAAGAAGACAAGGAACCCGGAATTATTCTGAATGTATTCGAGATGAAGGTGCTTCAGGCGGCGGGATACGGGCCGCAGTTGGATAGCTGCATTGCCTGCGGCCAGGACAAGCCGGATGAAGAGCTGCGGATCAGTCCCCGTCTTGGCGGCGTGTTATGCCGCAGCTGCCGGCACAATGATCCGCCGGCGATGGAGATCTCGCCGCGGGCTCTGAAGCTGCTGCGGGTGTTTGCCAGACTTGACCTGACCAGACTGGGCAATGTGGATGTGAAGCCGGAGACCCGGGCCGAGCTGAAGAAGATTATGCGGGCATTCATGGATTTCCAGCTTGGGCTAAAGCTGAAGTCGCAGAGCTTTCTGGACCAGCTGGATAAATACAATATTTGA
- a CDS encoding YqzL family protein produces MRNFSWKYFAMTGDLDAYLLYREAGDSPENSSPLPAEEEMAIDEEAQ; encoded by the coding sequence ATGCGGAATTTTTCGTGGAAGTATTTTGCAATGACTGGGGATCTCGATGCGTATTTGCTGTACAGGGAAGCCGGGGATTCGCCGGAGAACAGCAGTCCGCTGCCGGCGGAGGAAGAGATGGCTATTGATGAAGAAGCCCAATAA
- the era gene encoding GTPase Era encodes MKFKSGFVAIIGRPNVGKSTLMNQVIGQKIAIMSDKPQTTRNKIHGVYTANNSQIVFLDTPGIHKRQSKLGDYMNQTAMSTLHEVEAVLFLVDASEGMGGGDRFIAEQLNSIETPVILVMNKIDKIELDELLPMITEYNKLHEFAEIVPISAKLGNNVNTLLEQVQKYLPEGPQYYPDDQITDHPEQFVCAELIREKILHLTREEVPHSIAVAIEDMKVETNGVVHISAVIFVERDSQKGIIIGKQGAMLKEVGRRARTDIENLLGSKIFLELWVKVKKDWRNQERVLRDLGFHKDQ; translated from the coding sequence ATGAAATTCAAATCAGGGTTTGTCGCCATCATCGGCAGACCGAACGTAGGCAAATCAACACTGATGAACCAGGTAATCGGCCAGAAGATCGCCATTATGTCGGACAAGCCGCAGACCACCCGCAACAAAATTCACGGGGTATATACGGCGAACAATTCACAGATTGTATTCCTGGACACCCCGGGTATTCATAAAAGACAGTCCAAGCTGGGCGACTACATGAACCAGACGGCGATGAGCACACTCCATGAAGTGGAGGCGGTGCTGTTCCTGGTGGATGCCTCTGAGGGGATGGGCGGCGGCGACCGCTTTATTGCCGAGCAGCTGAATTCCATCGAGACTCCGGTGATTCTGGTTATGAACAAGATTGACAAGATTGAGCTGGATGAACTGCTGCCGATGATTACGGAATACAATAAGCTGCACGAGTTTGCCGAGATCGTACCGATCTCCGCCAAGCTGGGCAACAATGTCAATACGCTGCTGGAGCAGGTGCAGAAGTATCTGCCGGAAGGGCCGCAGTATTACCCGGATGACCAGATTACCGACCACCCGGAGCAATTCGTCTGTGCCGAGCTGATCCGCGAGAAGATTCTGCATCTGACCCGCGAAGAGGTGCCGCATTCCATTGCGGTGGCGATTGAGGATATGAAGGTCGAGACTAACGGGGTAGTGCATATTTCGGCGGTGATCTTTGTAGAACGTGATTCCCAGAAGGGGATTATTATCGGCAAGCAGGGAGCCATGCTGAAAGAGGTCGGACGCCGGGCGCGGACGGACATTGAGAATCTGCTGGGCTCGAAGATTTTCCTGGAGCTATGGGTAAAGGTGAAAAAAGACTGGCGCAACCAGGAACGCGTGCTGCGGGATTTGGGCTTCCACAAGGATCAATAA